A DNA window from Brassica napus cultivar Da-Ae chromosome C1, Da-Ae, whole genome shotgun sequence contains the following coding sequences:
- the LOC125580350 gene encoding uncharacterized protein LOC125580350, producing MPKRQKKQSERGDSSVQTARLSTKGRFRKTDRSHPANREITQQWDIHDDDFYEQMRGVEICPSRFAHRDTTDALGITEDIEALFEKIGLGYIFDLHCDCYADLTRQFLASARLYHPDEDNPVADKAMFSFIVNRQFHSMTIFQLCDVFGFGKGRQSCVPDFPEHNDFWTFIASGNFISREAKQARIRSPVLRYAVRVISSVIYGKTEPAAVTKDELALLFIGAGHLWPQGADITYVSGKDINIGAVIAEKLAYFKVSDTKRCGFGAVITQILRHCGVFLPPVDRVVDKKGMYQNFFDMRALISSHYLTGPWRGSIDKSAPHIYQFQNQQGREQFVKLPDTAITELTDPGALIFLPPPPSLCTRPATLKKKGVASSSTHQQAPHDDIEEEPEDEESLFPTDFTPYMLPPAPPATASAAEINAWSIKSHQTNNSILLKMWKGICNIKKGCASQPAVSGDSDDDSGAHDTAAGPEAAEDSDDDGALERRSKRRTDRNA from the coding sequence ATGCCTAAGAGACAGAAGAAGCAGAGTGAGCGTGGGGATTCCTCGGTACAGACTGCTAGGCTCAGCACAAAGGGCAGGTTCCGAAAGACGGATAGGTCTCATCCTGCGAATCGAGAGATAACCCAGCAGTGGGATATACATGATGATGATTTCTATGAGCAGATGAGGGGAGTGGAAATATGTCCGTCGCGCTTCGCTCACAGAGACACTACAGATGCATTGGGGATAACCGAGGATATTGAAGCCTTGTTCGAGAAGATTGGCCTGGGATACATCTTCGATCTTCACTGTGATTGCTATGCTGACTTGACCAGGCAGTTCCTCGCATCAGCCCGCCTCTACCATCCTGACGAGGACAACCCAGTTGCTGATAAGGCGATGTTCTCCTTCATTGTGAACAGGCAGTTCCACTCCATGACCATCTTTCAGCTGTGCGACGTCTTTGGGTTCGGGAAAGGACGTCAATCTTGTGTTCCTGACTTCCCGGAACACAATGATTTCTGGACATTCATCGCTTCAGGAAACTTCATCTCTCGAGAGGCCAAGCAAGCTAGAATTCGTAGCCCTGTTCTGCGATATGCAGTGAGAGTGATCAGCAGTGTTATCTATGGGAAGACGGAACCCGCTGCAGTGACAAAAGATGAGCTAGCTCTTCTGTTCATCGGGGCTGGACACCTATGGCCTCAAGGCGCGGACATTACCTATGTTAGCGGGAAGGACATAAACATAGGAGCTGTGATCGCGGAGAAGCTTGCGTACTTCAAAGTTTCAGATACGAAGAGATGTGGGTTTGGAGCGGTTATCACACAGATCTTAAGGCATTGTGGAGTGTTTCTTCCACCTGTTGACAGAGTGGTGGATAAGAAGGGGATGTATCAGAACTTTTTCGACATGAGAGCACTCATTAGCAGCCACTACCTCACCGGCCCTTGGCGAGGAAGCATCGACAAGTCCGCCCCTCATATCTACCAGTTCCAGAACCAACAAGGGAGAGAGCAATTTGTCAAGCTACCCGATACCGCCATCACCGAGCTGACTGATCCAGGTGCCCTCATATTTCTACCACCGCCTCCATCTCTCTGCACCAGACCCGcgacactgaagaagaaaggagtcgCATCATCATCGACACACCAGCAGGCACCACATGATGATATAGAGGAGGAACCTGAAGATGAGGAAAGTCTTTTCCCCACGGATTTCACTCCGTATATGCTGCCACCAGCACCTCCCGCTACTGCATCCGCTGCTGAGATCAACGCTTGGTCCATCAAGAgccatcaaaccaacaactccatACTGCTGAAGATGTGGAAGGGAATCTGCAACATTAAGAAGGGATGCGCATCACAGCCAGCTGTTTCTGGAGATAGCGATGACGACTCAGGCGCTCACGACACCGCTGCTGGACCTGAGGCAGCGGaggactctgatgatgatggagccTTGGAGAGGCGCTCCAAGAGGCGTACTGACCGCAACGCCTGA
- the LOC106378771 gene encoding receptor-like protein 35 encodes MFLAIIKQYSVGWLVINLSKIRFSYVFFGVDKNSEYHFSYIFTNLVRLRLSHYNAQGPIDISIFSHLKWLEVLDLFYLNTTTTIDLNDILSYFKWLRWLDLSGNHVSATNKSPVSDLPLLYKLHLSGCSITEFPEFVKSQNIERLDISNNKIKGQVPGWLWTLSNLYYLDISNNSFTGFKNAKKHGLSLMTLLASNNNFTGNIPAFICRWRNLSTLDLSKNNFIGSIPRCLGINLKYTLRDLNLRQNRLQGRLPENIFGRLRTLDVGHNQLTGKLPRSLIRFSSLEVLNVESNMINDTFPFWLRSLPELKILVLRSNAFHGLMHQTSFPKLQIIDISHNHFNGALPSDYFVKWIAMSSLGTVSDQPDEMYMGYYYYQDSMVLMNKGLEVELVRILKIFRALDFSGNKFEGEIPRSIGQLKELHVLNFSNNAFTGHIPSSLGNLTALESLDVSQNQLSGEIPQELGSLSFLSYMNFSHNQLSGLVPGGTQFRRQNCTSFEGNMGLSGPSLDEICRDIHASTPHETPESEEEEEEEEEVLTWITAVKGVIPGIAFGWVIGYILVYYKPEWFMNHFVQSSEDAAATQLIKEVFDNLPEESERRNPKQPPCPNLD; translated from the exons atgtttttggcaataataaaacaatattccgtgGGATGGTTAGTTATAAACCTAAGCAAAATAAGATTTTCTTACGTCTTCTTTGGTGTGGACAAAAACAGTGAATACCATTTCTCTTATATTTTCACAAACCTTGTCCGACTACGCCTTTCCCACTACAATGCACAAGGTCCAATTGACATTAGTATCTTCTCGCATCTAAAGTGGCTCGAAGTTCTTGACCTATTCTATTTGAACACGACCACTACGATTGACTTGAATGATATCTTGTCATATTTTAAGTGGCTCCGTTGGTTGGATCTCTCAGGCAACCATGTTTCAGCCACAAACAAGAGTCCAGTTTCAGATCTCCCTTTGTTGTATAAGTTGCACTTGTCAGGCTGCAGTATCACCGAGTTTCCAGAGTTTGTAAAATCGCAAAATATAGAGAGGTTAGACATTTCCAACAATAAAATCAAAGGACAAGTGCCCGGATGGTTATGGACGCTATCAAATCTGTATTACCTGGATATTTCGAACAACTCTTTCACCGGCTTCAAAAATGCAAAGAAACATGGGCTATCTTTAATGACCTTGTTAGCCTCGAACAATAATTTCACGGGAAATATTCCCGCTTTCATATGCAGATGGCGTAATCTTAGCACTCTTGATTTATCGAAAAACAACTTCATTGGTTCAATCCCTCGTTGTCTGGGAATTAATCTCAAGTATACTCTTAGAGATCTAAACCTTCGTCAAAATCGTCTTCAAGGACGTCTTCCAGAGAATATATTTGGAAGATTAAGAACACTTGACGTCGGTCATAACCAACTGACGGGAAAACTTCCAAGATCTTTGATCCGGTTCTCTAGTCTTGAAGTTTTGAACGTGGAAAGCAACATGATCAATGATACGTTTCCCTTCTGGCTGCGTTCTCTACCAGAGCTAAAAATTCTTGTATTACGCTCCAATGCCTTCCATGGACTGATGCATCAAACTTCGTTCCCTAAGTTGCAAATCATCGACATATCGCACAACCACTTCAATGGAGCTTTGCCATCAGACTACTTTGTGAAGTGGATTGCTATGTCATCACTTGGGACGGTATCTGATCAGCCGGACGAAATGTACATGGGATATTACTATTACCAAGATTCAATGGTGTTGATGAATAAAGGTTTAGAGGTGGAGCTTGTACGTATCCTAAAAATTTTCAGAGCACTTGACTTTTCAGGAAACAAATTTGAAGGAGAGATCCCAAGGTCCATAGGTCAATTGAAAGAGCTTCATGTGCTCAACTTTTCGAACAATGCTTTCACTGGCCACATCCCTTCATCTCTAGGAAACCTGACAGCTCTTGAGTCACTCGATGTTTCCCAAAACCAGCTTTCAGGAGAAATTCCTCAAGAGCTAGGGAGCCTCTCATTCCTTTCATACATGAACTTCTCTCATAACCAGCTTTCTGGTCTAGTACCTGGAGGCACCCAGTTTCGAAGGCAGAACTGCACTTCATTTGAGGGTAACATGGGACTTTCTGGCCCTTCTCTTGACGAAATTTGCAGAGATATTCACGCGTCAACACCACATGAAACGCCGGAatcagaggaggaagaagaagaagaggaagaggtgtTGACTTGGATAACAGCTGTAAAGGGAGTCATACCTGGTATTGCCTTTGGATGGGTGATTGGATACATACTTGTTTACTACAAACCAGAGTGGTTCATGAACCATTTTGTCCAAAGCAGCGAAGATGCAGCAGCAACACAACtcattaaagag GTCTTTGATAACTTACCTGAAGAATCTGAAAGAAGAAATCCAAAGCAACCACCATGTCCAAATCTGGATTAG
- the LOC106382270 gene encoding receptor-like protein 53 isoform X3, protein MSSIGNLSHLTSLDLSLNGFSEFIPSSIVDLYYLTSIDLSQNRFSGQIPSAIGNLSHLTNLELRSNQISGKIPSSIGNLYNLAYLRLSGNNIVGEIPSSFGNLNKLTSLDVAVNWLNGSFPIALLNLTELSSLLLYYNQFTGTIPPNITSLSKLTTFDARNNAFTGTLPSSLLTLPSMDSVDLFDNQLNGNLELGNISSPSKLRELDVGRNNLRGPIPATISKFTNLVRLDLSHYKTQGPIDFSIFSHLKRLEDLDLSYLNTTTTIDLNDILSYFKRLSWLVLSGNHVSATNKSPVSDPPLLHYLELSGCGINEFPEFVRNQNMSFIDISNNKIKGQVPGWLWTKLPNLSYLDLSNNNFTGFEKPTTVLVSGLYSITVLASDNNFTGKIPSFICDLRSVYILDLSNNNFSGLIPRCLGNLKLSLLYLNLRQNRLHGGLPENIFESLITLDVGHNQLTGKLPRTLIHSPYLEVLNVESNFINDTFPLWLSSLLQLKILVLRSNAFHGPVHQTSFPELQIIDISHNHFNGALPSDYFVKWSAMSLLGTVSYDQRDDMYMGYYYYHDSMVLMNKGLGMEYQRILKTLRALDFSGNKFEGEIPSSIGLLKELLVLSLSNNAFTGHIPSSMGDLTALESLDVSQNQLSGEIPQELGSLSFLSYMNFSHNKLTGLVPGGTQFLRLNCTSFDGNPGLSGPSLEEICRDIHTPTPHETPHLEEEEEEEVLSWIAAVIGVIPGFAFGWVIDHMMNK, encoded by the coding sequence ATGTCTTCAATTGGAAACCTTTCTCATCTCACCTCTCTCGACCTTTCACTAAATGGTTTCAGCGAGTTCATTCCTTCTTCGATAGTAGATCTTTATTATCTCACCTCTATCGATCTTTCTCAAAATCGTTTTTCGGGTCAGATTCCATCTGCGATTGGAAATCTTTCTCATCTCACCAATCTTGAGCTTCGTTCGAATCAGATTTCGGGCAAGATTCCATCTTCTATTGGAAATCTTTATAACCTCGCTTATCTTCGCCTTTCTGGGAACAATATTGTTGGAGAAATCCCATCTTCTTTTGGCAATCTAAACAAGTTGACCAGCTTAGATGTTGCTGTAAATTGGCTCAATGGAAGCTTTCCCATTGCACTACTGAATTTGACAGAGTTGTCATCTTTGCTACTCTATTACAATCAGTTCACAGGAACAATTCCTCCTAACATCACTTCGCTATCCAAATTGACGACCTTTGATGCAAGAAACAACGCTTTCACTGGGACCCTGCCTTCTTCCCTCTTAACCCTTCCTTCTATGGATAGTGTTGATTTGTTTGATAACCAACTCAACGGTAATCTTGAACTTGGGAATATATCTTCACCATCTAAGCTACGAGAGTTAGACGTTGGCAGAAACAACTTGAGAGGGCCAATCCCGGCCACGATATCAAAATTTACAAACCTTGTCCGACTTGACCTTTCCCACTACAAGACACAAGGTCCGATTGATTTTAGTATCTTCTCGCATCTCAAGAGGCTGGAAGATCTTGACCTATCCTATTTGAACACGACCACTACCATTGACTTGAATGATATCTTGTCATATTTTAAGAGACTCAGTTGGTTGGTTCTCTCAGGCAACCATGTTTCAGCCACAAACAAGAGTCCAGTCTCAGATCCCCCTTTGCTGCATTATTTGGAATTGTCAGGCTGCGGTATCAACGAGTTTCCAGAGTTTGTAAGAAACCAAAATATGTCATTTATAGACATTTCCAACAATAAAATCAAAGGACAAGTGCCCGGCTGGTTGTGGACGAAGCTACCGAATCTGTCTTACCTGGATCTTTCCAACAACAATTTCACTGGCTTCGAAAAACCAACAACAGTTTTAGTTTCAGGGCTATATAGCATAACCGTGCTTGCCTCAGACAACAATTTCACGGGAAAGATTCCTTCTTTCATATGTGATTTGCGCTCTGTATACATTCTTGATTTATCAAACAACAACTTCAGTGGTTTAATCCCTCGTTGTCTGGGTAATCTCAAGCTTTCTCTTTTATACCTAAACCTTCGTCAGAATCGTCTTCATGGAGGTCTTCCGGAGAATATATTTGAAAGCTTAATAACGCTTGACGTCGGTCATAACCAACTGACTGGAAAGCTTCCAAGAACTTTGATTCATTCCCCTTATCTTGAAGTTCTGAACGTGGAAAGCAACTTTATCAATGATACGTTTCCGTTGTGGTTGAGTTCTCTACTACAACTAAAAATTCTTGTGTTACGCTCCAATGCTTTCCATGGACCGGTACATCAAACTTCGTTCCCTGAGTTGCAAATCATCGACATATCGCACAACCACTTCAATGGAGCTTTGCCATCAGACTACTTTGTGAAGTGGAGTGCTATGTCGTTACTTGGGACTGTTTCTTATGATCAGCGGGATGATATGTACATGGGATATTACTATTACCATGATTCAATGGTGTTGATGAATAAAGGTTTAGGGATGGAATATCAACGTATCCTAAAAACTTTGAGAGCACTCGACTTTTCAGGGAACAAATTTGAAGGAGAGATCCCAAGCTCCATCGGTCTATTGAAAGAGCTTCTTGTGCTCAGCTTGTCGAACAATGCTTTCACTGGCCACATCCCTTCATCTATGGGAGACCTGACAGCTCTTGAGTCATTGGACGTTTCCCAAAACCAGCTTTCAGGAGAAATTCCCCAAGAGCTAGGGAGCCTCTCATTCCTTTCATACATGAACTTCTCTCATAACAAGCTTACAGGTCTAGTACCAGGAGGCACTCAGTTTCTAAGGCTGAACTGCACTTCCTTTGACGGTAATCCGGGACTTTCTGGCCCTTCTCTTGAAGAAATTTGCAGAGATATTCACACGCCAACACCGCATGAAACGCCCCatttagaggaagaagaagaggaagaggtgtTGAGTTGGATAGCAGCTGTCATAGGAGTCATACCTGGTTTTGCCTTTGGTTGGGTGATTGATCATATGATGAACAAGTAA
- the LOC106382270 gene encoding receptor-like protein 35 isoform X2, whose product MRTCLRFPLGTCVVRNKGMHFSNSRTSLSYEDVSAVPTRHLCRPEQRDALLQFKTEFEVLNSSFSSYNCYINDDILVSHRKTDSWANNSDCCNWEGITCDAKSGEVIELDLSCSNLRGTFRSNSSLQNLHSLTTLNLSLNDFSGQIMSSIGNLSHLTSLDLSLNGFSEFIPSSIVDLYYLTSIDLSQNRFSGQIPSAIGNLSHLTNLELRSNQISGKIPSSIGNLYNLAYLRLSGNNIVGEIPSSFGNLNKLTSLDVAVNWLNGSFPIALLNLTELSSLLLYYNQFTGTIPPNITSLSKLTTFDARNNAFTGTLPSSLLTLPSMDSVDLFDNQLNGNLELGNISSPSKLRELDVGRNNLRGPIPATISKFTNLVRLDLSHYKTQGPIDFSIFSHLKRLEDLDLSYLNTTTTIDLNDILSYFKRLSWLVLSGNHVSATNKSPVSDPPLLHYLELSGCGINEFPEFVRNQNMSFIDISNNKIKGQVPGWLWTKLPNLSYLDLSNNNFTGFEKPTTVLVSGLYSITVLASDNNFTGKIPSFICDLRSVYILDLSNNNFSGLIPRCLGNLKLSLLYLNLRQNRLHGGLPENIFESLITLDVGHNQLTGKLPRTLIHSPYLEVLNVESNFINDTFPLWLSSLLQLKILVLRSNAFHGPVHQTSFPELQIIDISHNHFNGALPSDYFVKWSAMSLLGTVSYDQRDDMYMGYYYYHDSMVLMNKGLGMEYQRILKTLRALDFSGNKFEGEIPSSIGLLKELLVLSLSNNAFTGHIPSSMGDLTALESLDVSQNQLSGEIPQELGSLSFLSYMNFSHNKLTGLVPGGTQFLRLNCTSFDGNPGLSGPSLEEICRDIHTPTPHETPHLEEEEEEEVLSWIAAVIGVIPGFAFGWVIDHMMNK is encoded by the exons ATGAGGACGTGTCTGCGGTTCCCACTAGGCACTTGTGTCGTCCGGAACAAAGGGATGCACTTCTCCAATTCAAGAACGAGTTTGAG TTATGAGGACGTGTCTGCGGTTCCAACTAGGCACTTGTGTCGTCCGGAACAAAGGGATGCACTTCTCCAATTCAAGACCGAGTTCGAGGTTCTAAactcttccttttcttcttaTAATTGTTATATCAATGATGATATACTAGTGTCTCATCGGAAGACGGACTCATGGGCGAATAACAGCGACTGCTGTAATTGGGAGGGTATCACGTGCGATGCCAAATCCGGTGAAGTGATCGAGCTAGACCTTAGTTGCAGCAACCTACGTGGCACGTTTCGTTCCAATAGCAGTCTGCAAAACCTTCATTCTCTAACCACCCTAAACCTTTCACTTAATGATTTTAGTGGTCAAATCATGTCTTCAATTGGAAACCTTTCTCATCTCACCTCTCTCGACCTTTCACTAAATGGTTTCAGCGAGTTCATTCCTTCTTCGATAGTAGATCTTTATTATCTCACCTCTATCGATCTTTCTCAAAATCGTTTTTCGGGTCAGATTCCATCTGCGATTGGAAATCTTTCTCATCTCACCAATCTTGAGCTTCGTTCGAATCAGATTTCGGGCAAGATTCCATCTTCTATTGGAAATCTTTATAACCTCGCTTATCTTCGCCTTTCTGGGAACAATATTGTTGGAGAAATCCCATCTTCTTTTGGCAATCTAAACAAGTTGACCAGCTTAGATGTTGCTGTAAATTGGCTCAATGGAAGCTTTCCCATTGCACTACTGAATTTGACAGAGTTGTCATCTTTGCTACTCTATTACAATCAGTTCACAGGAACAATTCCTCCTAACATCACTTCGCTATCCAAATTGACGACCTTTGATGCAAGAAACAACGCTTTCACTGGGACCCTGCCTTCTTCCCTCTTAACCCTTCCTTCTATGGATAGTGTTGATTTGTTTGATAACCAACTCAACGGTAATCTTGAACTTGGGAATATATCTTCACCATCTAAGCTACGAGAGTTAGACGTTGGCAGAAACAACTTGAGAGGGCCAATCCCGGCCACGATATCAAAATTTACAAACCTTGTCCGACTTGACCTTTCCCACTACAAGACACAAGGTCCGATTGATTTTAGTATCTTCTCGCATCTCAAGAGGCTGGAAGATCTTGACCTATCCTATTTGAACACGACCACTACCATTGACTTGAATGATATCTTGTCATATTTTAAGAGACTCAGTTGGTTGGTTCTCTCAGGCAACCATGTTTCAGCCACAAACAAGAGTCCAGTCTCAGATCCCCCTTTGCTGCATTATTTGGAATTGTCAGGCTGCGGTATCAACGAGTTTCCAGAGTTTGTAAGAAACCAAAATATGTCATTTATAGACATTTCCAACAATAAAATCAAAGGACAAGTGCCCGGCTGGTTGTGGACGAAGCTACCGAATCTGTCTTACCTGGATCTTTCCAACAACAATTTCACTGGCTTCGAAAAACCAACAACAGTTTTAGTTTCAGGGCTATATAGCATAACCGTGCTTGCCTCAGACAACAATTTCACGGGAAAGATTCCTTCTTTCATATGTGATTTGCGCTCTGTATACATTCTTGATTTATCAAACAACAACTTCAGTGGTTTAATCCCTCGTTGTCTGGGTAATCTCAAGCTTTCTCTTTTATACCTAAACCTTCGTCAGAATCGTCTTCATGGAGGTCTTCCGGAGAATATATTTGAAAGCTTAATAACGCTTGACGTCGGTCATAACCAACTGACTGGAAAGCTTCCAAGAACTTTGATTCATTCCCCTTATCTTGAAGTTCTGAACGTGGAAAGCAACTTTATCAATGATACGTTTCCGTTGTGGTTGAGTTCTCTACTACAACTAAAAATTCTTGTGTTACGCTCCAATGCTTTCCATGGACCGGTACATCAAACTTCGTTCCCTGAGTTGCAAATCATCGACATATCGCACAACCACTTCAATGGAGCTTTGCCATCAGACTACTTTGTGAAGTGGAGTGCTATGTCGTTACTTGGGACTGTTTCTTATGATCAGCGGGATGATATGTACATGGGATATTACTATTACCATGATTCAATGGTGTTGATGAATAAAGGTTTAGGGATGGAATATCAACGTATCCTAAAAACTTTGAGAGCACTCGACTTTTCAGGGAACAAATTTGAAGGAGAGATCCCAAGCTCCATCGGTCTATTGAAAGAGCTTCTTGTGCTCAGCTTGTCGAACAATGCTTTCACTGGCCACATCCCTTCATCTATGGGAGACCTGACAGCTCTTGAGTCATTGGACGTTTCCCAAAACCAGCTTTCAGGAGAAATTCCCCAAGAGCTAGGGAGCCTCTCATTCCTTTCATACATGAACTTCTCTCATAACAAGCTTACAGGTCTAGTACCAGGAGGCACTCAGTTTCTAAGGCTGAACTGCACTTCCTTTGACGGTAATCCGGGACTTTCTGGCCCTTCTCTTGAAGAAATTTGCAGAGATATTCACACGCCAACACCGCATGAAACGCCCCatttagaggaagaagaagaggaagaggtgtTGAGTTGGATAGCAGCTGTCATAGGAGTCATACCTGGTTTTGCCTTTGGTTGGGTGATTGATCATATGATGAACAAGTAA
- the LOC106382270 gene encoding receptor-like protein 53 isoform X1, protein MGMEACYSSPISLFISKLNKLKRRMKGFWNITSTFSLTLSILLLLGYSYEDVSAVPTRHLCRPEQRDALLQFKTEFEVLNSSFSSYNCYINDDILVSHRKTDSWANNSDCCNWEGITCDAKSGEVIELDLSCSNLRGTFRSNSSLQNLHSLTTLNLSLNDFSGQIMSSIGNLSHLTSLDLSLNGFSEFIPSSIVDLYYLTSIDLSQNRFSGQIPSAIGNLSHLTNLELRSNQISGKIPSSIGNLYNLAYLRLSGNNIVGEIPSSFGNLNKLTSLDVAVNWLNGSFPIALLNLTELSSLLLYYNQFTGTIPPNITSLSKLTTFDARNNAFTGTLPSSLLTLPSMDSVDLFDNQLNGNLELGNISSPSKLRELDVGRNNLRGPIPATISKFTNLVRLDLSHYKTQGPIDFSIFSHLKRLEDLDLSYLNTTTTIDLNDILSYFKRLSWLVLSGNHVSATNKSPVSDPPLLHYLELSGCGINEFPEFVRNQNMSFIDISNNKIKGQVPGWLWTKLPNLSYLDLSNNNFTGFEKPTTVLVSGLYSITVLASDNNFTGKIPSFICDLRSVYILDLSNNNFSGLIPRCLGNLKLSLLYLNLRQNRLHGGLPENIFESLITLDVGHNQLTGKLPRTLIHSPYLEVLNVESNFINDTFPLWLSSLLQLKILVLRSNAFHGPVHQTSFPELQIIDISHNHFNGALPSDYFVKWSAMSLLGTVSYDQRDDMYMGYYYYHDSMVLMNKGLGMEYQRILKTLRALDFSGNKFEGEIPSSIGLLKELLVLSLSNNAFTGHIPSSMGDLTALESLDVSQNQLSGEIPQELGSLSFLSYMNFSHNKLTGLVPGGTQFLRLNCTSFDGNPGLSGPSLEEICRDIHTPTPHETPHLEEEEEEEVLSWIAAVIGVIPGFAFGWVIDHMMNK, encoded by the coding sequence ATGGGCATGGAAGCATGTTACTCATCACCAATTTCCCTTTTCATTTCAAAGTTAAATAAGCTTAAAAGAAGAATGAAAGGCTTTTGGAACATAACGAGTACCTTTTCTCTTACTCTTTCTATACTTCTCTTACTCGGCTACAGTTATGAGGACGTGTCTGCGGTTCCAACTAGGCACTTGTGTCGTCCGGAACAAAGGGATGCACTTCTCCAATTCAAGACCGAGTTCGAGGTTCTAAactcttccttttcttcttaTAATTGTTATATCAATGATGATATACTAGTGTCTCATCGGAAGACGGACTCATGGGCGAATAACAGCGACTGCTGTAATTGGGAGGGTATCACGTGCGATGCCAAATCCGGTGAAGTGATCGAGCTAGACCTTAGTTGCAGCAACCTACGTGGCACGTTTCGTTCCAATAGCAGTCTGCAAAACCTTCATTCTCTAACCACCCTAAACCTTTCACTTAATGATTTTAGTGGTCAAATCATGTCTTCAATTGGAAACCTTTCTCATCTCACCTCTCTCGACCTTTCACTAAATGGTTTCAGCGAGTTCATTCCTTCTTCGATAGTAGATCTTTATTATCTCACCTCTATCGATCTTTCTCAAAATCGTTTTTCGGGTCAGATTCCATCTGCGATTGGAAATCTTTCTCATCTCACCAATCTTGAGCTTCGTTCGAATCAGATTTCGGGCAAGATTCCATCTTCTATTGGAAATCTTTATAACCTCGCTTATCTTCGCCTTTCTGGGAACAATATTGTTGGAGAAATCCCATCTTCTTTTGGCAATCTAAACAAGTTGACCAGCTTAGATGTTGCTGTAAATTGGCTCAATGGAAGCTTTCCCATTGCACTACTGAATTTGACAGAGTTGTCATCTTTGCTACTCTATTACAATCAGTTCACAGGAACAATTCCTCCTAACATCACTTCGCTATCCAAATTGACGACCTTTGATGCAAGAAACAACGCTTTCACTGGGACCCTGCCTTCTTCCCTCTTAACCCTTCCTTCTATGGATAGTGTTGATTTGTTTGATAACCAACTCAACGGTAATCTTGAACTTGGGAATATATCTTCACCATCTAAGCTACGAGAGTTAGACGTTGGCAGAAACAACTTGAGAGGGCCAATCCCGGCCACGATATCAAAATTTACAAACCTTGTCCGACTTGACCTTTCCCACTACAAGACACAAGGTCCGATTGATTTTAGTATCTTCTCGCATCTCAAGAGGCTGGAAGATCTTGACCTATCCTATTTGAACACGACCACTACCATTGACTTGAATGATATCTTGTCATATTTTAAGAGACTCAGTTGGTTGGTTCTCTCAGGCAACCATGTTTCAGCCACAAACAAGAGTCCAGTCTCAGATCCCCCTTTGCTGCATTATTTGGAATTGTCAGGCTGCGGTATCAACGAGTTTCCAGAGTTTGTAAGAAACCAAAATATGTCATTTATAGACATTTCCAACAATAAAATCAAAGGACAAGTGCCCGGCTGGTTGTGGACGAAGCTACCGAATCTGTCTTACCTGGATCTTTCCAACAACAATTTCACTGGCTTCGAAAAACCAACAACAGTTTTAGTTTCAGGGCTATATAGCATAACCGTGCTTGCCTCAGACAACAATTTCACGGGAAAGATTCCTTCTTTCATATGTGATTTGCGCTCTGTATACATTCTTGATTTATCAAACAACAACTTCAGTGGTTTAATCCCTCGTTGTCTGGGTAATCTCAAGCTTTCTCTTTTATACCTAAACCTTCGTCAGAATCGTCTTCATGGAGGTCTTCCGGAGAATATATTTGAAAGCTTAATAACGCTTGACGTCGGTCATAACCAACTGACTGGAAAGCTTCCAAGAACTTTGATTCATTCCCCTTATCTTGAAGTTCTGAACGTGGAAAGCAACTTTATCAATGATACGTTTCCGTTGTGGTTGAGTTCTCTACTACAACTAAAAATTCTTGTGTTACGCTCCAATGCTTTCCATGGACCGGTACATCAAACTTCGTTCCCTGAGTTGCAAATCATCGACATATCGCACAACCACTTCAATGGAGCTTTGCCATCAGACTACTTTGTGAAGTGGAGTGCTATGTCGTTACTTGGGACTGTTTCTTATGATCAGCGGGATGATATGTACATGGGATATTACTATTACCATGATTCAATGGTGTTGATGAATAAAGGTTTAGGGATGGAATATCAACGTATCCTAAAAACTTTGAGAGCACTCGACTTTTCAGGGAACAAATTTGAAGGAGAGATCCCAAGCTCCATCGGTCTATTGAAAGAGCTTCTTGTGCTCAGCTTGTCGAACAATGCTTTCACTGGCCACATCCCTTCATCTATGGGAGACCTGACAGCTCTTGAGTCATTGGACGTTTCCCAAAACCAGCTTTCAGGAGAAATTCCCCAAGAGCTAGGGAGCCTCTCATTCCTTTCATACATGAACTTCTCTCATAACAAGCTTACAGGTCTAGTACCAGGAGGCACTCAGTTTCTAAGGCTGAACTGCACTTCCTTTGACGGTAATCCGGGACTTTCTGGCCCTTCTCTTGAAGAAATTTGCAGAGATATTCACACGCCAACACCGCATGAAACGCCCCatttagaggaagaagaagaggaagaggtgtTGAGTTGGATAGCAGCTGTCATAGGAGTCATACCTGGTTTTGCCTTTGGTTGGGTGATTGATCATATGATGAACAAGTAA